A single Amphiura filiformis chromosome 19, Afil_fr2py, whole genome shotgun sequence DNA region contains:
- the LOC140140514 gene encoding uncharacterized protein: MKAKYRMPGSQIRLQASASQITRKILQPFRCRYCLRWWPHFERYRRHVRRHCKWRSRLSTVGKCIKLCPGQNEGQLTHAVGVQGSQNEGPLTHAVGVQGSQNEGPLTHAVGVQGSQNERPLTHAVGAKGSQNERQLTHAVGVKGSQNEGPLTHAVGVQGSQNEGPLTHAVGVQGSQNEGPLTHAVGVQGSQNEGPLTHAVGVQGSQNEGPLTHAVGVQGSQNEGPLTHAVGVKGSQNEGPLTHAVGAKGSQNERQLTHAVGVKGSQNEGQLTHAVGVGVKGKQTVPGNQIQETTDETSEIPFKIRYECNKCKKRFLMLSELHYHISDAHNDGTHQLIEFQPKCDHCNKFFPTIADVVRHLDSQHSLLQWICRTCGMGYETKKDLSDHKVIDKVIDKVSGTPNSSRWYRHRLVSIECDACRQRFLSLMKFHSHKCNWLDTRKGLLVLCAFIESGRNNNTLRYYCCEMLFTTASDFARHRMMQHPPFSCSICGMGFESNDTLEEHGKTHAIVEEASDTRQSGTKNKVVKRTSQYARRGFKRVFKCAVCDKYELNKQDLIKHMQLHGKYWCHLCNKKLSSESVLNNHLATIHPKVKVKFKCGQCSLLFKSKEECIGHVKNHETNNASLSNNASSSNNASSSNNASSSNNDSSSNNDSSSNNASTSNNASSSNNASSSNNASSSNNAASSNNAPLSNNAASSNNASSSNNASSSNNASSSNNASLSNNASLSNNASSSNNASSSNNASSSNNASSSNNASLSNNASSSNNASLSNNATSSNNEESRKSPYKPLVPKFQCGFCSSIFKSKQDLQNHTPIHSQHWSTWCGHCQTFIRNQDSSCHALSHLQKPKPFVSNTVSSSNKDNFVSHFPKPKPFVSNTVSSSNKDEFVSHFQKQKPSVINTVSSSNKDDFVSHLQKQKQVVSNTLSSSNKDDFVSHLQKQKQVVSNTVSSSNKDDFVSHLQKQKQVVSNKVSSSNKDDFVSHLQKQKQVVSNTVSSSNKDDFLSHLQKQKQVVSNTVSSSNHKDFVSHLQKQKPCVSKNDFVSHLQKQKSCVNNKVSSSNKDDRPLVYGKSMKVTVCLVCAKGFPTEEDFLNHTHLEDKTRESCLSKQDQTSTTDSNDDTKNNPDKRYLGSKLVIHVCLVCGEGFSNQEDSLDHSKTCLHKDITGEPCLSTTNKDDDIGPDEAVPARNVPKKHVCLFCDEGFSSQDDLVNHRKTHCKCIVIQNDARQAYIPIFMYHSLKGIQKKKWPKKKQFHECGKCNQKFKSFKLLNRHQYEFKHHEYVTCMYCDKKFPRKFHLKLHMKVHGGATPFQCIQCGDNFSSRDELTQHRTSHVDDTVALKCHHCCRTYGSREKLLKHLRQIRNDEKHPKRDKCKCDECGKRFPSQYSMDIHTREEHTGGSIFKCTKCRKKFLEESDRSQHLKKDCTSFKCQECDIYFRRRDSMDVHMMKMHSKEKPYLCPVCGKRISSHSGLKSHIRTHDGKKDYLCTLCGKGFVHRYSLMSHIKHNHKDEKDEPYLCPTCGKHFVSKSVFTSHMKTHDEKEEFTCHVCGKSFERRYSLMSHETYPQR; this comes from the exons ATGAAAGCCAAGTACAGAATGCCGGGAAGTCAAATTAG ACTCCAAGCATCTGCATCTCAAATCACCAGGAAAATACTTCAACCCTTCAGATGCAGGTATTGCTTAAGATGGTGGCCACATTTTGAAAGGTATAGGAGGCATGTACGAAGACATTGCAAATGGAGAAGTAGACTTTCTACAGTGGGTAAATGTATCAAACTATGCCCAGGTCAAAATGAAGGGCAACTTACTCATGCTGTAGGAGTCCAAGGAAGCCAAAATGAAGGGCCACTAACTCATGCTGTAGGAGTCCAAGGAAGCCAAAATGAAGGGCCACTAACTCATGCTGTAGGAGTCCAAGGAAGCCAAAATGAAAGGCCACTAACTCATGCTGTAGGAGCCAAAGGAAGCCAAAATGAAAGGCAACTAACTCATGCTGTAGGAGTCAAAGGAAGCCAAAATGAAGGGCCACTAACTCATGCTGTAGGAGTCCAAGGAAGCCAAAATGAAGGGCCACTAACTCATGCTGTAGGAGTCCAAGGAAGCCAAAATGAAGGGCCACTAACTCATGCTGTAGGAGTCCAAGGAAGCCAAAATGAAGGGCCACTAACTCATGCTGTAGGAGTCCAAGGAAGCCAAAATGAAGGGCCACTAACTCATGCTGTAGGAGTCCAAGGAAGCCAAAATGAAGGGCCACTAACTCATGCTGTAGGAGTCAAAGGAAGCCAAAATGAAGGGCCACTAACTCATGCTGTAGGAGCCAAAGGAAGCCAAAATGAAAGGCAACTAACTCATGCTGTCGGAGTCAAAGGAAGCCAAAATGAAGGGCAACTAACTCATGCTGTAGGAGTCGGAGTCAAAGGAAAACAAACTGTTCCAGGAAATCAGATCCAAGAAACAACAGATGAAACGTCCGAAATTCCTTTTAAAATAAGGTATGAGTGCAATAAATGCAAGAAGCGTTTCTTGATGCTCTCAGAGTTGCATTATCACATCTCGGATGCTCACAATGATGGAACTCATCAACTAATTGAATTCCAACCAAAATGTGATCATTGCAACAAGTTTTTTCCAACAATAGCAGATGTTGTCAGACATTTGGATAGTCAACATTCACTGCTCCAGTGGATATGTAGAACATGTGGAATGGGCTATGAAACGAAAAAAGACCTATCGGATCACAAAGTAATAGATAAAGTTATAGATAAAGTTAGCGGTACTCCTAATTCATCACGGTGGTATCGTCACAGGCTGGTATCAATTGAGTGTGATGCATGTAGGCAGCGCTTTCTTTCACTTATGAAGTTCCATAGCCACAAATGCAACTGGCTGGATACCAGGAAAGGTTTGTTAGTACTGTGTGCCTTCATTGAATCTGGGAGAAATAACAACACGCTACGCTATTATTGTTGCGAGATGCTTTTTACAACGGCATCAGATTTCGCAAGACATAGGATGATGCAGCATCCACCGTTCAGCTGCAGTATATGTGGCATGGGTTTTGAATCAAACGACACCCTAGAGGAACATGGAAAAACGCATGCAATTGTAGAGGAAGCAAGCGACACACGTCAGTCTGGTACAAAAAACAAAGTGGTAAAGCGTACTTCTCAATATGCTAGGCGTGGTTTTAAGCGTGTTTTTAAGTGTGCTGTGTGTGACAAATATGAGCTGAACAAACAGGATCTCATTAAGCACATGCAACTACATGGTAAATATTGGTGTCATCTGTGCAACAAGAAATTATCGAGCGAAAGTGTTCTTAACAACCATTTGGCTACAATTCACCCCAAAGTTAAGGTTAAATTTAAGTGTGGTCAGTGCAGCCTGCTTTTCAAAAGCAAAGAGGAATGTATCGGACATGTGAAAAACCATGAGACCAACAATGCTTCTTTAAGCAACAATGCTTCTTCAAGCAACAACGCTTCTTCAAGCAACAATGCTTCTTCAAGCAACAATGATTCTTCAAGCAACAATGATTCTTCAAGCAACAATGCTTCTACAAGCAACAATGCCTCTTCAAGCAATAATGCCTCTTCAAGCAATAATGCCTCTTCAAGCAACAATGCTGCTTCAAGCAACAATGCACCTTTAAGCAACAATGCTGCTTCAAGCAACAATGCTTCTTCAAGCAACAATGCTTCTTCAAGCAACAATGCTTCTTCAAGCAACAATGCTTCTTTAAGCAATAATGCTTCTTTAAGCAATAATGCTTCTTCAAGCAACAATGCTTCTTCAAGCAACAATGCTTCTTCAAGCAACAATGCTTCTTCAAGCAACAATGCATCTTTAAGCAACAATGCTTCTTCAAGCAACAATGCATCTTTAAGCAACAATGCTACTTCAAGCAACAATGAGGAGAGTAGAAAAAGTCCTTATAAACCTTTAGTGCCAAAATTTCAGTGTGGTTTTTGTAGCAGCATTTTCAAAAGCAAACAGGATCTTCAAAATCATACCCCGATTCACTCCCAACATTGGTCAACTTGGTGTGGTCATTGTCAAACTTTTATACGCAACCAAGATAGCAGCTGCCATGCTCTAAGCCACTTGCAAAAACCAAAACCATTTGTGAGCAACACGGTATCATCAAGCAACAAAGACAATTTTGTAAGCCACTTTCCAAAACCAAAACCATTTGTGAGCAACACGGTATCATCAAGCAACAAAGACGAATTTGTAAGCCactttcaaaaacaaaaaccaaGTGTGATCAACACGGTATCATCAAGCAACAAAGATGATTTTGTAAGCCACTTACAAAAGCAAAAACAAGTTGTGAGCAACACGCTATCATCAAGCAACAAAGATGATTTTGTAAGCCACTTGCAAAAGCAAAAACAAGTTGTGAGCAACACGGTATCATCAAGCAACAAAGATGATTTTGTAAGCCACTTGCAAAAGCAAAAACAAGTTGTGAGCAACAAGGTATCATCAAGCAACAAAGATGATTTTGTAAGCCACTTGCAAAAGCAAAAACAAGTTGTGAGCAACACGGTATCATCAAGCAACAAAGATGATTTTCTAAGCCACTTGCAAAAGCAAAAACAAGTTGTGAGCAACACGGTGTCATCAAGCAACCACAAAGATTTTGTAAGCCACTTGCAAAAGCAAAAACCATGCGTCAGCAAGAACGATTTTGTAAGCCATTTGCAAAAGCAAAAATCATGCGTGAACAACAAGGTATCATCAAGCAACAAAGATGATCGTCCTCTTGTATATGGCAAATCAATGAAGGTGACAGTGTGTTTGGTTTGTGCTAAGGGTTTTCCTACAGAAGAAGATTTTCTTAACCACACCCATCTCGAAGACAAAACCCGGGAATCGTGTCTTAGTAAACAAGATCAAACAAGCACAACAGACAGTAATGATGATACTAAAAACAATCCTGATAAACGTTACTTGGGCAGCAAACTGGTCATTCATGTATGTTTGGTCTGTGGTGAGGGGTTTTCTAACCAAGAGGATTCTCTTGACCACAGCAAAACTTGTCTACACAAAGACATAACAGGAGAGCCATGTTTGAGTACAACAAACAAGGATGATGATATTGGTCCTGATGAGGCAGTGCCAGCACGCAACGTACCAAAAAAACATGTatgtttgttttgtgatgaagGTTTTTCGAGCCAAGATGATCTTGTTAACCATAGAAAAACACATTGCAAGTGCATCGTAATTCAAAATGATGCAAGACAAGCATATATCCCGATATTTATGTATCATAGTCTAAAAGGTATTCAGAAAAAGAAGTGGCCCAAGAAGAAACAATTTCATGAATGCGGCAAATGTAATCAGAAATTCAAATCTTTCAAATTGTTGAATCGGCATCAGTATGAGTTTAAGCATCATGAATATGTAACGTGCATGTACTGCGACAAGAAGTTCCCACGGAAATTCCATCTGAAACTGCATATGAAAGTGCATGGCGGCGCGACTCCGTTTCAATGTATACAGTGCGGAGACAATTTCTCGTCCAGAGATGAGCTGACACAACATCGGACGAGTCACGTTGATGATACGGTAGCTCTGAAATGTCACCATTGTTGTAGAACATATGGAAGTCGCGAAAAGTTACTGAAGCACTTGCGTCAAATACGCAATGATGAGAAGCATCCGAAACgtgataaatgtaaatgtgatGAATGTGGCAAACGATTTCCATCACAGTATAGCATGGATATTCATACACGGGAAGAGCATACAGGTGGAAGCATATTTAAGTGTACCAAATGTAGAAAGAAGTTTTTGGAAGAAAGTGATCGAAGCCAGCATCTGAAAAAAGATTGTACAAGTTTTAAATGTCAGGAATGTGATATATATTTCCGAAGGAGGGACTCTATGGATGTCCACATGATGAAAATGCATTCAAAAGAGAAGCCTTATTTATGTCCTGTATGTGGTAAACGTATTTCCTCACATTCTGGACTCAAATCGCACATTAGAACCCATGACGGAAAGAAAGACTATTTGTGTACTTTGTGTGGCAAGGGCTTTGTGCATAGGTATTCATTGATGTCGCACATAAAGCACAACCACAAAGATGAAAAAGATGAGCCTTATTTATGTCCTACATGTGGCAAACATTTTGTCTCAAAGTCTGTATTCACATCGCACATGAAAACCCATGACGAGAAGGAAGAGTTTACGTGTCATGTATGCGGCAAAAGCTTTGAACGTAGGTATTCGTTGATGTCGCATGAAACATACCCACAAAGATGA